Proteins co-encoded in one Pyramidobacter porci genomic window:
- the hisC gene encoding histidinol-phosphate transaminase, with amino-acid sequence MSRFFSSKYAGLVPYVPGEQPRSQEFIKLNTNESPFPPSSQALRAAAEAARRLNLYSDPECRALNAKLAEVYHLAPEEILCTNGSDEILNFAFMAFCDADHPAAFPNVTYGFYKVFAALNGVPYEEIPLREDFSVNVNDYVGLNKTIFIANPNAPTGLALPLADVERLVKGNPDSVVVVDEAYVDFGGESALPLVHKYDNLLVTMTFSKSRSMAGARLGFGAACKALIADLNAIKYATNPYNVNGMTMAAGIGALEDEEYTRANCRAVMETREIVTAALREMGFELGDSKANFVFPRHPKIDGRKLYEELRARGILVRHFDTPLLARHNRITIGSREQMNRLLDALENILEEC; translated from the coding sequence ATGAGCCGCTTTTTCAGCAGCAAATACGCCGGGCTGGTTCCCTATGTGCCGGGCGAACAGCCGCGCAGCCAGGAGTTCATCAAGCTGAACACGAACGAATCGCCTTTTCCGCCCTCTTCGCAAGCCCTCCGCGCCGCCGCGGAGGCCGCGCGCCGGCTGAACCTCTACTCCGACCCCGAGTGCCGCGCCCTGAACGCGAAACTGGCCGAGGTCTACCATCTCGCGCCCGAAGAGATCCTGTGCACCAACGGTTCCGACGAGATCCTCAACTTTGCCTTCATGGCCTTCTGCGACGCTGACCATCCCGCCGCCTTCCCCAACGTCACCTACGGTTTTTACAAGGTCTTCGCGGCGCTGAACGGCGTGCCGTACGAGGAGATCCCGCTGCGCGAAGACTTTTCCGTGAACGTGAACGATTACGTCGGCCTGAACAAAACCATCTTCATCGCCAATCCCAACGCTCCCACGGGGCTGGCCCTGCCGCTCGCCGACGTCGAGCGCCTCGTCAAGGGCAATCCCGACAGCGTCGTCGTCGTCGACGAGGCCTACGTCGACTTCGGCGGCGAAAGCGCGCTGCCGCTGGTCCACAAGTACGACAATCTGCTCGTGACCATGACGTTTTCCAAGTCGCGCTCCATGGCCGGAGCCCGCCTCGGCTTCGGCGCCGCGTGCAAGGCGCTGATCGCCGACCTGAACGCGATCAAATACGCCACCAACCCCTACAACGTCAACGGCATGACCATGGCCGCCGGCATCGGCGCGCTGGAAGACGAGGAATACACGCGCGCCAACTGCCGCGCCGTCATGGAGACACGCGAAATCGTCACCGCCGCGCTGCGCGAAATGGGTTTTGAACTCGGCGACTCGAAGGCCAATTTCGTGTTTCCCCGCCACCCCAAAATCGACGGTCGCAAGCTCTACGAGGAATTGCGCGCCCGCGGCATCCTCGTGCGCCATTTCGACACGCCGCTGCTGGCCCGGCACAACCGCATCACCATCGGCAGCCGCGAGCAGATGAACCGTCTGCTGGACGCGCTGGAAAACATTTTGGAGGAATGCTGA
- the hisA gene encoding 1-(5-phosphoribosyl)-5-[(5-phosphoribosylamino)methylideneamino]imidazole-4-carboxamide isomerase, producing the protein MLIYPAIDLYAGKAVRLQRGDYARMTVYSDRPEAVAADFAAQGARQIHLVDLEGARSGGTPNLETIVAVKNASGLFCQVGGGIRSMDAIAAYLDAGVDRVILGTAAATQAHFAARAVARYGERIAVGVDIKDGFAAVKGWTEKSPLKAFEFCRRMQSDGVSTLICTDIFRDGMMQGTNVALYKTLSTELKMRIIASGGVSSLDDVKRLAALGLYGAIIGKACYTKAISIAAAIEVAK; encoded by the coding sequence ATGCTGATCTATCCGGCCATCGACCTTTACGCCGGCAAAGCGGTGCGGCTGCAGCGCGGCGATTACGCGCGGATGACCGTCTACAGCGACCGCCCCGAAGCCGTCGCTGCCGACTTCGCCGCCCAGGGGGCGAGACAGATCCATCTGGTCGACCTCGAAGGCGCCCGAAGCGGCGGCACGCCCAACCTCGAGACGATCGTCGCCGTCAAAAACGCTTCCGGCCTCTTCTGTCAGGTGGGCGGCGGCATCCGCAGCATGGACGCGATCGCCGCGTATCTGGACGCCGGCGTCGACCGCGTCATCCTCGGCACGGCCGCGGCGACCCAGGCGCATTTCGCGGCCCGGGCCGTCGCACGATACGGCGAGCGCATCGCCGTGGGCGTGGACATCAAAGACGGCTTCGCAGCCGTCAAAGGCTGGACGGAAAAATCGCCGCTGAAAGCGTTCGAGTTCTGCAGGCGCATGCAGTCCGACGGCGTTTCCACGCTGATCTGCACCGACATCTTCCGCGACGGCATGATGCAGGGGACGAACGTGGCGCTGTACAAAACTCTTTCGACCGAACTGAAAATGCGGATCATCGCCTCCGGCGGCGTCTCGTCGCTGGACGACGTCAAGCGGCTGGCCGCGCTGGGGCTGTACGGCGCGATCATCGGCAAGGCCTGTTACACGAAAGCGATTTCCATCGCGGCAGCGATCGAGGTGGCCAAATGA
- the hisD gene encoding histidinol dehydrogenase — translation MIRILKCGEVADEDILARAIPTADVGSVVAEIIADVRKNGDAALKKYAEKFDGARLETLTVTPAEIEAAMAQVTPEFIGILEKAAGNIRAFHSRQVRNGFIINDEPGVVIGQKIIPMDRAGIYVPGGTAAYPSTVLMDLIPAKIAGVREIIMTTPPRRDGSIDPAILAAARVAGADRIFKSGGAQAIAALAYGTESVPRVDKIVGPGNAFVAEAKKQVFGAVSIDMIAGPSEILVIADGRTNPRWCAADLLSQAEHDTMASAVLITDSMALAQAVQAEIERQLPKLERSEIARAAIENNGKIIVADTLAKAVEIANAIAPEHLELCVDAPFDYLDGIRHAGSVFLGRHCPEALGDYFAGPNHTLPTGGTARFSSPLSVDDFVKKSQYIYYTRDALRKAAPDVAGFARQEGLTGHARSVLSRTEEKQ, via the coding sequence ATGATCAGAATATTGAAATGCGGCGAGGTCGCCGACGAGGATATCCTCGCGCGCGCCATCCCGACGGCGGACGTCGGGAGCGTCGTGGCGGAAATCATCGCCGACGTGCGGAAAAACGGCGACGCGGCGCTGAAAAAATACGCCGAGAAATTCGACGGCGCCAGACTCGAAACGCTGACAGTGACACCGGCGGAGATCGAGGCCGCCATGGCGCAGGTCACGCCGGAGTTCATCGGCATCCTCGAGAAGGCGGCGGGGAACATCCGCGCCTTTCATTCGCGCCAAGTCAGGAACGGCTTCATCATCAACGACGAGCCAGGCGTCGTCATCGGCCAGAAGATCATCCCCATGGACCGCGCCGGCATTTACGTGCCCGGAGGCACGGCCGCCTACCCTTCGACGGTTTTGATGGACCTCATTCCCGCCAAGATCGCCGGCGTGCGCGAGATCATCATGACGACGCCGCCGCGCCGGGACGGTTCGATCGATCCCGCCATCCTCGCCGCCGCTCGCGTCGCCGGAGCCGACCGGATCTTCAAGAGCGGCGGCGCTCAGGCCATCGCCGCTTTGGCTTACGGAACGGAAAGCGTGCCGCGCGTGGACAAGATCGTCGGTCCCGGCAACGCGTTTGTCGCCGAGGCGAAGAAACAGGTCTTCGGCGCCGTCTCCATCGACATGATCGCCGGCCCCAGCGAGATCCTCGTCATCGCCGACGGCCGGACCAATCCGCGCTGGTGCGCCGCCGATCTGCTCTCGCAGGCCGAGCACGACACAATGGCCAGCGCCGTGCTGATCACGGATTCCATGGCGCTGGCCCAGGCCGTCCAGGCCGAGATCGAGCGCCAGCTCCCCAAACTGGAGCGGAGCGAGATCGCCCGCGCCGCCATCGAGAACAACGGCAAGATCATCGTCGCCGACACGCTGGCGAAAGCCGTCGAGATCGCCAACGCGATCGCGCCGGAACACCTGGAGCTGTGCGTCGACGCTCCGTTCGACTATCTTGACGGCATCCGTCACGCCGGTTCGGTGTTTCTCGGCCGCCACTGTCCCGAGGCGCTGGGCGATTATTTCGCCGGCCCCAACCACACCCTGCCCACCGGCGGCACGGCGCGTTTTTCAAGCCCGCTGTCGGTGGACGACTTCGTGAAGAAATCGCAGTACATCTATTACACGCGCGACGCTCTGCGCAAAGCGGCGCCGGACGTTGCCGGCTTCGCGCGCCAGGAGGGGCTGACGGGGCACGCCCGCAGCGTCCTGAGCCGAACGGAGGAAAAACAATGA
- a CDS encoding amylo-alpha-1,6-glucosidase, whose amino-acid sequence MNFEYNKAICQNLRESLRLEWLETNGLGDYASSSIVSCNTRRYHGLFVANLDRPAGRHVLLSALEESLLLGGHEFFFSCRQHPGNFFPKGHEYLREAEIGAWPLFRYRIGDVVLTREIVMPHGEHRVLIRYSLEGGAAQAKLRIKPLLAYRNFHALTHANMNLHVRTWPETAGFKVEPYDGMPPLFMQTDGRFTFLPSPDWYYNAEYLIERERGFPYAEDLFQPGLFEIELAPQRPVILSAALQPTGKAARLARLWNDETQRRLRRSDDESLTAHLEREGEKFLIDSPRNGKIVIAGYPWFDAWGRDTFIALPGLTFCAGRSQEGVDILAGAGRAIKNGLIPNCYGADGVHHSYNSADASLWYVWAVQQMTEQASNGLQLVKNLCWQPVKEIIAAYADGRAPHTRMDESGLLHVGAPDTQLTWMDASVGGRPVTPRWGCPVEINALWYNALVFAGKTAAALGETPPWDKKRLAALKKEFQRRFWSEERGYLADVWRADGADWSFRPNQLFAASLPEPVLDRPLAAEMLARVRTLLLTPYGLRTLSPADANYRSLYEGSPEERDSAYHQGTVWPWLLGAYGDTLLFALWDRPAAARHLLGTITPLCTAHLREYGVGSVAEIFDAAPPYRPNGAVAQAWSVAELLRVLKKMRRAAPGVYRRWEAHLREETM is encoded by the coding sequence ATGAACTTCGAATACAACAAAGCGATATGCCAGAACCTGCGTGAATCGCTGCGCCTGGAGTGGCTGGAAACCAACGGTCTGGGAGATTACGCCTCCAGCTCTATCGTTTCGTGCAACACGCGCCGTTATCACGGACTTTTCGTCGCCAATCTCGACCGTCCGGCAGGGCGTCACGTGCTGCTGTCGGCGCTGGAAGAATCGCTGCTGCTTGGCGGGCACGAGTTCTTCTTCTCCTGCCGCCAGCATCCCGGCAACTTTTTCCCCAAGGGGCACGAATATTTGCGCGAGGCCGAGATCGGCGCCTGGCCGTTGTTCCGCTACCGCATCGGCGATGTCGTGCTGACGCGCGAGATCGTCATGCCGCACGGCGAACACCGCGTGCTGATCCGCTATTCGCTGGAAGGCGGCGCCGCGCAGGCCAAGCTGAGAATCAAGCCGCTGCTCGCCTACCGGAATTTTCACGCGCTCACGCACGCCAACATGAATCTGCACGTGCGTACCTGGCCGGAGACAGCGGGCTTCAAGGTCGAGCCTTATGACGGGATGCCGCCGCTGTTCATGCAGACCGACGGACGTTTCACGTTTTTGCCGTCGCCCGATTGGTACTACAACGCCGAATACCTGATCGAGCGCGAGCGCGGCTTCCCCTACGCGGAAGACCTGTTTCAGCCCGGCCTGTTCGAGATCGAACTCGCGCCGCAGCGTCCCGTGATCCTCAGCGCCGCGCTGCAGCCAACCGGCAAAGCCGCACGGCTGGCGCGACTCTGGAACGACGAAACGCAGCGCCGCCTCCGCCGCAGCGACGACGAAAGCCTGACCGCCCATCTCGAGCGGGAGGGCGAAAAATTCCTCATCGACAGCCCGCGCAACGGAAAAATCGTGATCGCCGGCTATCCGTGGTTTGACGCCTGGGGGCGCGACACTTTCATCGCTCTGCCGGGGCTGACGTTCTGCGCCGGACGCAGCCAGGAGGGGGTGGACATCCTCGCGGGCGCGGGACGCGCCATAAAGAACGGCCTGATCCCCAACTGTTACGGAGCCGACGGCGTCCATCACAGTTACAATTCCGCCGACGCCTCGCTCTGGTACGTCTGGGCCGTTCAGCAGATGACCGAACAGGCCTCCAATGGGCTGCAGCTCGTCAAAAATCTGTGCTGGCAGCCTGTCAAGGAGATCATCGCCGCGTACGCGGACGGACGCGCCCCCCACACGCGCATGGATGAGTCAGGCTTGCTCCACGTCGGCGCTCCCGACACCCAGCTCACGTGGATGGACGCGTCGGTCGGCGGACGGCCGGTAACGCCGCGCTGGGGCTGCCCGGTGGAAATCAACGCGCTGTGGTACAACGCCCTCGTTTTTGCCGGCAAGACCGCCGCTGCCCTGGGCGAAACGCCGCCGTGGGATAAAAAGCGTCTTGCGGCGCTGAAAAAGGAATTCCAGCGCCGCTTCTGGAGCGAAGAGCGCGGTTACCTGGCCGACGTATGGCGCGCGGACGGCGCCGACTGGAGCTTCCGCCCCAACCAGCTTTTCGCAGCCTCACTGCCCGAACCGGTGCTCGACCGGCCGCTGGCGGCGGAGATGCTGGCCCGGGTGCGCACGCTGCTGCTCACGCCGTATGGACTGCGCACGCTGTCGCCCGCCGACGCCAACTACAGATCGCTTTACGAAGGTTCGCCGGAAGAACGGGATTCCGCCTATCACCAAGGCACCGTCTGGCCGTGGCTGCTGGGAGCCTACGGCGATACCCTGCTCTTCGCTTTGTGGGATCGGCCGGCGGCCGCCCGGCATCTGCTGGGGACGATCACGCCGCTGTGCACTGCCCATCTCCGCGAGTACGGCGTCGGTTCAGTGGCCGAAATCTTCGACGCCGCGCCGCCGTACCGCCCCAACGGCGCCGTCGCCCAGGCCTGGAGCGTGGCGGAACTGCTGCGCGTCCTGAAAAAAATGCGGCGCGCCGCCCCCGGCGTGTATCGTCGCTGGGAGGCGCACCTGCGAGAGGAGACGATGTAA
- the mutM gene encoding bifunctional DNA-formamidopyrimidine glycosylase/DNA-(apurinic or apyrimidinic site) lyase has product MPELPEVETVKNVTAPQICGRRIERVALNRGDVIAHPAPDDFVRLATGRAVTGMGRRGKFLRFFLDDGAEMVLHLRMTGRLLAVPPEFPAEKHTHVVFSLSGRLQLRFADVRRFGRFWLLRKGEKDCTGMNDLGLEPFDAALTPVWLKERLGASRRAVKTCLLDQSVVAGIGNIYSDEILFAARIRPTRAASSLSRPEWEGLARAVREVMRFHVEQIAVSAEEFLRGRGTEYRNTPLLKVYGRDGDPCPVCGATLQRAVVGGRSSVFCPRCQKRSGTKVPSLRQEAAEKIKDVR; this is encoded by the coding sequence GTGCCTGAACTGCCGGAGGTCGAAACGGTAAAGAACGTGACGGCGCCGCAAATTTGCGGACGCCGCATCGAAAGAGTGGCGCTGAACCGTGGCGACGTGATCGCCCATCCGGCGCCGGACGATTTCGTCAGACTCGCGACGGGGCGCGCGGTGACGGGGATGGGACGGCGCGGCAAATTCCTGCGCTTCTTCCTCGACGACGGCGCCGAGATGGTGTTGCACCTGCGCATGACGGGGCGGCTGCTGGCCGTGCCGCCGGAATTTCCCGCGGAGAAGCACACGCATGTCGTTTTTTCGCTGAGCGGACGTCTGCAGCTGCGCTTTGCCGACGTGCGCCGTTTCGGCCGCTTCTGGCTGCTGCGAAAGGGCGAGAAAGACTGTACCGGCATGAACGATCTCGGCCTGGAGCCCTTCGACGCCGCGCTGACGCCCGTCTGGCTGAAAGAGCGGCTGGGTGCCTCTCGCCGCGCCGTCAAGACCTGCCTGCTCGATCAGAGCGTCGTCGCCGGCATCGGCAACATTTACAGCGACGAAATCCTTTTCGCCGCGCGGATCCGGCCGACGCGCGCCGCGTCCTCGCTGAGCCGTCCCGAATGGGAAGGCCTGGCGCGGGCGGTCCGAGAGGTGATGCGTTTTCACGTGGAGCAGATCGCCGTTTCGGCGGAAGAGTTTCTGCGCGGACGCGGCACGGAATACCGCAACACGCCGTTGCTGAAAGTTTACGGGCGCGACGGCGATCCCTGCCCCGTCTGCGGCGCGACGTTGCAGCGCGCCGTCGTCGGCGGCCGCTCCAGCGTGTTTTGTCCGCGCTGCCAGAAGCGGAGTGGAACAAAAGTGCCCTCGCTTCGGCAGGAAGCGGCGGAAAAAATAAAGGACGTTCGATGA
- a CDS encoding histidinol-phosphatase: MIREDFHVHTTFCDGEDRAEAVVQAAIAMGMTRLGFSGHAHTPCDESYCMSAAGTAAYKSEIAALREKYRQRLVICCGIEQDYFADLPAGDYDYVIGSVHYLKIGGDYVPVDENPEIFQKAAQKYFGGDFYAMAELYYRQEADVVSRTHADLIGHFDLIGKFNEGGRFFDENHPRYIKAAYAALDALLETGRPFEVNSGAISRGWRTTPYPSPPLLKRIAAKGGRIVLSSDSHRAATLCCKFDECERLCESVGLKPERFRLRR, from the coding sequence ATGATCCGCGAGGACTTTCACGTCCATACGACGTTCTGCGACGGCGAAGACCGCGCCGAGGCCGTCGTTCAGGCCGCCATCGCCATGGGCATGACGCGGCTGGGATTCTCCGGCCACGCGCACACGCCCTGCGACGAATCGTACTGCATGTCTGCGGCGGGGACCGCCGCCTACAAGAGCGAGATCGCGGCGCTGCGCGAAAAGTACCGGCAGCGGCTGGTCATCTGCTGCGGCATCGAGCAGGATTATTTCGCCGATCTGCCCGCCGGCGACTACGACTATGTCATCGGCTCGGTGCACTATTTGAAGATCGGCGGCGATTATGTGCCCGTTGACGAGAATCCCGAAATTTTTCAGAAGGCCGCCCAAAAATATTTCGGCGGCGACTTTTACGCGATGGCCGAACTGTACTATCGGCAGGAAGCCGACGTGGTCAGCCGCACTCACGCCGATCTGATCGGCCATTTCGACCTGATCGGCAAGTTCAACGAGGGCGGAAGATTTTTCGACGAAAATCATCCGCGCTATATAAAGGCCGCCTACGCTGCGCTGGACGCTCTGCTGGAAACGGGGCGTCCTTTCGAGGTCAACAGCGGCGCCATCTCCCGCGGCTGGCGTACGACGCCTTATCCGTCGCCGCCGCTGCTGAAACGCATCGCCGCCAAAGGCGGCCGCATCGTTCTGTCCAGCGACAGTCACCGCGCCGCCACGCTGTGCTGCAAGTTCGACGAGTGCGAACGGCTCTGCGAATCCGTGGGACTGAAACCGGAGCGCTTCCGTCTTCGGCGGTGA
- the hisB gene encoding imidazoleglycerol-phosphate dehydratase HisB — MRHAEIIRQTAETDIVLRLELDGTGQSEIDSGVGFLDHMLTLLARHGRFDLKLTCRGDTSVDDHHSVEDIGICLGRAFAQALGEKRGISRYGFCILPMDEALILAAVDFSGRACLGYNLPIRAQKVGTFDTELVQEFWQAFARCAGCSLHLRRLAGGNSHHIIEGAFKAAARSLRQAVAIEADCADEIPSTKEVL, encoded by the coding sequence ATGCGTCATGCCGAAATCATCCGCCAGACCGCCGAGACCGACATCGTCCTGAGGCTGGAACTCGACGGCACGGGGCAAAGCGAGATCGACAGCGGCGTGGGTTTTCTGGACCACATGCTGACGCTGCTGGCGCGGCACGGCCGTTTCGATCTGAAGCTGACCTGCCGCGGCGACACGAGCGTGGACGACCATCACAGCGTCGAAGACATCGGCATCTGTCTCGGCCGGGCCTTCGCGCAGGCGCTTGGCGAAAAGCGCGGCATCTCGCGCTACGGGTTCTGTATCCTGCCCATGGACGAAGCTCTGATCCTCGCCGCCGTGGATTTTTCCGGGCGTGCGTGCCTCGGTTACAACCTGCCGATCCGTGCGCAAAAGGTCGGCACCTTCGACACCGAACTGGTACAGGAATTCTGGCAGGCTTTCGCGCGCTGCGCCGGCTGTTCCCTGCATCTGCGCCGGCTGGCCGGCGGCAACTCGCACCACATCATCGAGGGCGCGTTCAAGGCGGCGGCCCGCAGCCTGCGTCAGGCCGTCGCCATCGAAGCCGATTGCGCCGACGAGATCCCGTCCACCAAGGAGGTGCTCTGA
- the hisF gene encoding imidazole glycerol phosphate synthase subunit HisF — protein MITKRIIPCLDVKDGRVVKGVNFAGLHDVSSPPDLAQFYSSCGADELVFYDITASSEGRRLFTEILRETARRVFIPLTVGGGISDVADFERVLSCGADKVSVNSGAIARPQLIREAAALYGDQCVVLSVDVKRVDGAFHVFARGGRDDTGMDAIAWIKRCVGDGAGEVVVNSIDTDGVKKGFDLEMLAAVCEAASVPVIASGGAGSIGDFITLFKTLPKVDAGLAASIFHFGEVKIADLKAEMARNRIPVRL, from the coding sequence ATGATTACCAAACGGATCATCCCTTGTCTCGACGTCAAGGACGGGCGCGTCGTCAAGGGCGTCAACTTTGCGGGCCTTCACGACGTGTCGTCGCCGCCCGATCTGGCGCAATTCTACAGTTCCTGCGGCGCCGACGAGCTGGTGTTTTACGACATCACCGCGTCGTCGGAGGGGCGCAGGCTTTTCACGGAAATCCTGCGCGAGACGGCGCGCCGCGTTTTCATCCCGCTCACCGTCGGCGGCGGCATCAGTGACGTGGCCGACTTCGAACGCGTGCTCTCCTGCGGCGCCGACAAAGTCAGCGTCAACAGCGGCGCCATCGCGCGCCCGCAACTGATCCGCGAAGCGGCGGCACTGTACGGCGACCAGTGCGTCGTGCTCTCCGTCGACGTCAAACGCGTGGACGGCGCTTTTCACGTGTTCGCCCGCGGCGGGCGCGACGATACCGGCATGGACGCCATCGCATGGATCAAGCGCTGCGTCGGCGACGGCGCCGGCGAAGTGGTGGTCAACTCCATCGACACCGACGGCGTGAAAAAGGGATTCGATCTGGAAATGCTCGCCGCCGTCTGCGAAGCCGCATCGGTGCCCGTGATCGCTTCCGGCGGCGCCGGCAGCATCGGCGACTTCATCACGCTGTTCAAAACGCTGCCCAAGGTCGACGCCGGGCTGGCGGCCTCAATCTTTCATTTCGGCGAAGTGAAGATCGCCGACCTCAAGGCGGAAATGGCCCGAAACCGTATTCCCGTCAGGCTTTGA
- the hisIE gene encoding bifunctional phosphoribosyl-AMP cyclohydrolase/phosphoribosyl-ATP diphosphatase HisIE, with the protein MISIDELKFDEKGLIPAIVVDAATKRVLTLAYMNRESLTISMAKELTCFWSRSRQCLWLKGESSGNYQHIVSIAADCDKDALLVMVDPDGPACHLGTTSCFANPLWRSESRGEFSLEELMRLIASRKTEKKENSYTTYLFEKGLDKILKKVGEESTEVIIAAKAEDTKETVYEIADLAYHVLVLMIQAGISLDDVMHELASRHVIDRKVKQEKMTS; encoded by the coding sequence ATGATTTCCATCGACGAACTGAAATTCGACGAAAAGGGACTGATCCCCGCCATCGTGGTCGATGCGGCCACAAAGCGCGTGCTCACGCTGGCCTACATGAACCGCGAGAGCCTGACGATCAGCATGGCCAAGGAACTGACCTGTTTCTGGAGCCGTTCGCGCCAGTGTCTGTGGCTCAAGGGCGAAAGCAGCGGCAACTACCAGCACATCGTCTCCATCGCGGCCGACTGCGACAAGGACGCGCTGCTCGTCATGGTCGATCCCGACGGGCCGGCGTGCCATCTCGGTACGACGTCGTGTTTCGCCAATCCCCTCTGGCGGAGCGAGAGCCGCGGCGAATTCTCGCTGGAAGAGCTGATGCGGCTCATTGCCTCCCGCAAAACCGAGAAGAAGGAAAATTCCTACACCACGTACCTGTTCGAGAAGGGGCTCGACAAGATCCTCAAGAAAGTCGGCGAGGAATCCACCGAGGTGATCATCGCCGCCAAAGCGGAGGACACGAAAGAGACCGTCTACGAGATCGCCGACCTCGCCTACCATGTGCTGGTGCTGATGATCCAGGCCGGGATTTCGCTCGACGACGTCATGCATGAGCTTGCCTCGCGGCATGTCATCGATCGCAAGGTAAAGCAGGAGAAAATGACCTCATGA
- the hisH gene encoding imidazole glycerol phosphate synthase subunit HisH, with protein MIAIVDYGVGNLFSLRSSFAALGAAVTVTSDAAELRRAEKIILPGVGAFGDAAGKLRASGLDRPLRDEAAAGKPLLGICLGMQLLFDTGFEYGKHAGLGLIPGEVRAIAEAVPPGLKIPHIGWNALRFRKPTPLFKYVTEGDCVYFVHSFAARGCDDYVTAETEYGAWLTAAVARDNVFGCQFHPEKSGSVGLGILRAFCELGGSSC; from the coding sequence GTGATCGCCATCGTCGATTACGGCGTGGGCAACCTCTTTTCGCTGCGCAGCTCCTTCGCGGCTCTCGGCGCGGCGGTGACCGTCACCTCCGACGCGGCTGAACTGCGCCGCGCGGAGAAGATCATCCTGCCCGGCGTCGGAGCCTTCGGCGACGCGGCCGGCAAATTGCGCGCCTCGGGGCTCGACCGCCCTCTGCGGGACGAGGCCGCGGCCGGCAAGCCGCTTCTGGGCATCTGCCTGGGCATGCAGCTGCTGTTCGACACAGGTTTCGAGTACGGCAAACACGCCGGGCTCGGCCTGATTCCCGGCGAAGTACGCGCCATCGCCGAAGCGGTCCCGCCGGGACTGAAGATCCCCCACATCGGCTGGAACGCGCTGAGGTTCAGAAAACCGACGCCGCTGTTCAAGTACGTCACGGAAGGCGACTGCGTCTACTTCGTGCACTCGTTCGCCGCGCGAGGCTGCGACGATTACGTCACGGCCGAGACCGAATACGGCGCCTGGCTGACGGCGGCGGTCGCGCGGGACAACGTGTTCGGCTGCCAGTTCCACCCCGAAAAGAGCGGCTCCGTCGGCCTCGGCATCCTGCGCGCTTTCTGCGAGCTGGGGGGCTCCTCATGCTGA